The DNA sequence TCCGTCCGCATCGACGCCACCGACTGCTCCGAGAGCACCCGCACCCCGTCGACGCTGCCGCCGGCCAACAACATCCGCGCGAACCTGAGATAGTCGTCGGCGGTCGACCACAGCCCGGCTCCGCCCATGCAGAACGGGGGGTCCGTGATCGGTGCCGGCCCCATCACGTCGTGACGCAACGTCGTGTCCGCGTCGAGTTGATACATGGTCGCCGCCCGCCGCCGGCCGCTGCTCCCCACGCTGAAACCGGTGTCCGTCATACCCAGGGGGCCGAGAATCCGCTCGGTGAGGATCTCGCTGAGGGGTTTGCCCTCCAAGCGCGACAACACGATACCCAGCACATCGGTGGCGACGCTGTAGGTCAGCCGCTCACCAGGCTGATGGGCGAGCGGCAGCTCCGCGAGTTCGGCCAGCCACCGGTCCTGGTCCTGGCGGGCCGGCAACTTGCGGTAGGCGTCGGCGAGCGGTCCCAGCACCGAGAACATGTAGGCCAAGCCGCTGCGGTGCGTCATCAGATCCTCGACGGTGATGTGACGCTGCGCGGGCACCGTGCGGTCCAGAGGCCCGCGCGGTTCAGCCAGCACCCGCATGTCGGCCAGTTCGGGCAGCCACGTGGCCACCCGGTCGGTCAGGGCGAGCTTGCCTTCCTCGACCAGGGACATGGCAGCGGCGATGGTGACC is a window from the Mycolicibacterium poriferae genome containing:
- a CDS encoding serine hydrolase domain-containing protein is translated as MNLDRNKASINDAIDAGLLAGAVTLVWQGGRVLQVNELGHRDVDARLPMQRDTMFRIASMTKPVTIAAAMSLVEEGKLALTDRVATWLPELADMRVLAEPRGPLDRTVPAQRHITVEDLMTHRSGLAYMFSVLGPLADAYRKLPARQDQDRWLAELAELPLAHQPGERLTYSVATDVLGIVLSRLEGKPLSEILTERILGPLGMTDTGFSVGSSGRRRAATMYQLDADTTLRHDVMGPAPITDPPFCMGGAGLWSTADDYLRFARMLLAGGSVDGVRVLSEQSVASMRTDRLTDEQKRQDFLGAPFWIGRGFGLNLSVVTDPAKSRQLFGPGGLGSFSWPGAYGTWWQADPSADVILIYLIQNLPNLTVDAAAAVAGNTSLAKLQTAQPKFVRRTYEALEL